A region of Streptomyces halobius DNA encodes the following proteins:
- a CDS encoding nitronate monooxygenase, producing MPTALTDLCRYPIVQAPMAGGTARPELAAAVSEAGGLGFLAAGYKTADGMYQEIKQLRRLTGRPFGVNVFMPQPTLADVTAVEVYREQLAGESAWYETPLGEIDPCGGVDDGYDAKLAILREDPVPVVSFAFGCPPRAVLDSLAQVGTYTVVTVTTVAEAQAAQWSGADAVCVQGIEAGGHQSTHRDDPQADGTGAGIGLLSLVAQVHEAVRIPVIAAGGLMRGAQIAAVQAAGAAMAQLGTAFLITPESGANILHKQALTNPLFTRTELTRAFSGRPARGLVNRFLREHGRYAPAAYPAVHHLTSGLRKAAAKAGDAQGMALWAGQGHRMARELPAGQLVEVLVAELDAARAGLTRGGAGAVS from the coding sequence ATGCCCACCGCGCTGACCGATCTCTGCCGCTACCCGATCGTGCAGGCCCCGATGGCGGGCGGCACCGCCCGCCCGGAGCTCGCCGCCGCCGTCAGTGAGGCCGGCGGTCTCGGCTTCCTCGCCGCCGGGTACAAGACCGCCGACGGGATGTACCAGGAGATCAAGCAGCTGCGCCGGCTGACCGGGCGGCCCTTCGGCGTCAACGTCTTCATGCCGCAGCCCACGCTCGCCGATGTCACGGCCGTCGAGGTCTACCGCGAGCAGCTGGCCGGCGAATCGGCCTGGTACGAGACCCCGCTCGGCGAGATCGACCCGTGCGGCGGCGTCGACGACGGCTACGACGCCAAGCTGGCGATCCTCCGTGAGGATCCGGTGCCGGTGGTCTCCTTCGCGTTCGGCTGCCCGCCCCGCGCGGTGCTCGACTCGCTCGCCCAGGTCGGTACGTACACCGTCGTGACCGTCACCACCGTCGCCGAGGCGCAGGCCGCGCAGTGGTCCGGCGCGGACGCCGTCTGTGTCCAGGGCATCGAGGCCGGCGGCCACCAGAGCACCCACCGCGACGATCCGCAGGCCGACGGCACCGGCGCCGGCATCGGGCTGCTCTCCCTGGTCGCGCAGGTCCACGAGGCGGTGCGGATCCCGGTCATCGCCGCGGGCGGGCTGATGCGCGGCGCGCAGATCGCCGCCGTGCAGGCCGCGGGTGCCGCCATGGCGCAGCTCGGCACGGCCTTTCTGATCACCCCGGAGTCGGGCGCGAACATCCTGCACAAGCAGGCGCTGACCAACCCGCTGTTCACCCGCACCGAGCTGACCCGGGCGTTCTCCGGGCGCCCGGCCCGCGGCCTGGTGAACCGTTTCCTGCGCGAGCACGGCCGGTACGCCCCGGCCGCCTACCCCGCCGTCCACCACCTCACCTCGGGCCTGCGCAAGGCCGCGGCCAAGGCGGGCGACGCGCAGGGCATGGCGCTGTGGGCCGGGCAGGGCCACCGGATGGCGCGCGAGCTGCCCGCCGGGCAACTGGTGGAGGTGCTGGTCGCCGAACTGGACGCGGCGCGCGCCGGGTTGACGCGCGGCGGCGCCGGAGCCGTGTCATGA
- the dnaJ gene encoding molecular chaperone DnaJ: MATDYYAVLGVRRDASQDEIKKAFRRLARELHPDVNPDPKTQERFKEINAAYEVLSDPQKKQVYDLGGDPLTQAGGAGGGAGGFGAGFGNFSDIMDAFFGTASQRGPRSRTRRGQDAMIRLDIELTEAAFGTTKDIQVDTAVVCTTCSGEGAAPGTSAQTCDMCRGRGEVSQVTRSFLGQVMTSRPCPQCQGFGTVVPTPCPECAGDGRIRSRRTLTVKIPAGVDNGTRIQLAGEGEIGPGGGPAGDLYVEIHELSHPVFQRRGDDLHCTVTIPMTAAALGTKCPLETLDGMEEVDVRPGTQSGQSIPLHQRGVTHLRGGGRGDLIVHVEVQTPGKLDPEQEELLRRLAKLRGEERPTGQFQPGQQGLFSRLKDAFNGR; this comes from the coding sequence GTGGCCACGGATTACTACGCGGTCCTGGGCGTTCGGCGCGATGCATCCCAGGACGAGATCAAGAAAGCTTTCCGGCGGCTGGCGCGCGAGCTGCACCCGGACGTGAACCCGGATCCCAAGACCCAGGAGCGGTTCAAGGAGATCAACGCCGCTTACGAGGTGCTGTCGGACCCGCAGAAGAAGCAGGTCTACGACCTCGGCGGCGACCCGCTGACGCAGGCGGGCGGGGCCGGTGGCGGCGCCGGCGGCTTCGGCGCGGGCTTCGGCAACTTCTCCGACATCATGGACGCGTTCTTCGGCACGGCCTCGCAGCGCGGACCGCGCTCGCGCACCCGCCGCGGCCAGGACGCCATGATCCGGCTCGACATCGAGCTGACCGAGGCCGCCTTCGGCACGACCAAGGACATCCAGGTCGACACCGCCGTCGTGTGTACGACCTGCTCCGGCGAGGGCGCGGCGCCGGGGACCTCGGCGCAGACCTGTGACATGTGCCGCGGCCGCGGTGAGGTCTCGCAGGTCACCCGGTCCTTCCTCGGCCAGGTCATGACGTCCCGGCCGTGCCCCCAGTGCCAGGGCTTCGGGACGGTCGTGCCGACGCCGTGCCCGGAGTGCGCGGGCGACGGACGGATCCGCTCCCGCCGCACCCTCACCGTCAAGATCCCGGCCGGTGTCGACAACGGCACCCGGATCCAGCTCGCGGGCGAGGGCGAGATCGGCCCCGGCGGCGGCCCCGCCGGCGACCTCTACGTCGAGATCCACGAGCTGTCGCATCCGGTCTTCCAGCGGCGCGGCGACGATCTGCACTGCACGGTCACCATCCCGATGACGGCGGCGGCGCTGGGCACGAAGTGCCCCCTGGAGACGCTGGACGGGATGGAGGAGGTCGACGTCCGTCCCGGCACACAGTCGGGGCAGTCGATTCCGCTGCACCAGCGGGGTGTGACGCATCTGCGCGGTGGCGGCCGGGGCGATCTGATCGTCCATGTCGAGGTGCAGACGCCGGGCAAGCTGGACCCGGAGCAGGAGGAGCTGCTGCGGCGGCTGGCCAAGCTCCGTGGTGAAGAACGCCCCACGGGCCAGTTTCAGCCGGGGCAGCAGGGGCTCTTCTCGCGGCTGAAGGACGCGTTCAACGGGCGGTAG
- a CDS encoding OsmC family protein: MATTRTATTHWEGNLMEGKGQVALSSSNIGTYDVNWPARAEQPNGTTSPEELIAAAHSSCYSMAFSHGLAGKGYTVASLDTRAEVTFQPGEGITGIALTVKARVPGLSEADFQTAAADAKANCPVSQALAGVKNITLQAELLA, encoded by the coding sequence ATGGCAACCACACGCACCGCCACCACCCACTGGGAAGGCAACCTCATGGAGGGCAAGGGCCAGGTCGCCCTGTCCTCCTCCAACATCGGTACATACGACGTGAACTGGCCCGCCCGCGCGGAGCAGCCGAACGGCACCACCAGCCCCGAGGAGCTCATCGCCGCGGCACACTCCTCCTGCTACTCGATGGCCTTCTCGCACGGCCTGGCGGGCAAGGGGTACACCGTCGCCTCCCTGGACACCCGGGCCGAGGTCACCTTCCAGCCGGGTGAGGGCATCACCGGCATCGCGCTGACCGTCAAGGCCCGCGTCCCCGGCCTGTCCGAGGCGGACTTCCAGACCGCGGCCGCGGACGCCAAGGCGAACTGCCCGGTGAGCCAGGCGCTGGCCGGCGTGAAGAACATCACTCTCCAGGCCGAGCTGCTGGCCTGA
- the hrcA gene encoding heat-inducible transcriptional repressor HrcA, which produces MLSERRLEVLRAIVQDYVGTEEPVGSKALTERHRLGVSPATVRNDMAALEDEGFIAQPHTSAGRIPTDKGYRLFVDRLAGVKPLSAPERRAIQNFLDGAVDLDDVVGRTVRLLAQLTRQVAVVQYPSLTRSTVRHVELLALAPARLMLVLITDTGRVEQRLVDCETPFAETSLADLRARLNSRVVGRKFADVPRLVQDLPESFEQEDRSTVSTVLSVLLETLVEETEERLMIGGTANLTRFGHDFPLTIRPVLEALEEHVVLLKLLGEAKDSDMTVRIGHENAHEGLASTSVVTVGYGSGDEAVAKLGVVGPTRMDYPGTMGAVRAVARYVGQILAES; this is translated from the coding sequence ATGCTCAGTGAACGCAGGCTGGAGGTGCTGCGTGCCATCGTCCAGGACTATGTCGGGACGGAGGAGCCGGTCGGCTCCAAGGCCCTCACCGAGCGCCACCGGCTCGGGGTGTCCCCGGCCACGGTCCGCAACGACATGGCGGCCCTGGAGGACGAGGGATTCATCGCCCAGCCGCACACCAGCGCCGGGCGGATCCCGACCGACAAGGGCTACCGCCTGTTCGTCGACAGGCTCGCCGGCGTCAAGCCGCTGTCCGCCCCGGAGCGGCGGGCCATCCAGAACTTCCTGGACGGCGCCGTCGATCTCGACGATGTCGTGGGCCGTACGGTCCGGCTGCTGGCGCAGCTGACCCGGCAGGTCGCGGTGGTGCAGTACCCCTCCCTGACCCGGTCGACGGTGCGGCATGTGGAGCTGCTGGCGCTGGCCCCGGCCCGGCTGATGCTCGTACTGATCACGGACACCGGACGGGTCGAGCAGCGGCTGGTCGACTGCGAGACGCCGTTCGCCGAAACGTCCCTGGCGGATCTGCGGGCGCGGCTCAACAGCCGTGTCGTGGGGCGCAAGTTCGCGGATGTGCCGCGGCTGGTGCAGGATTTGCCGGAATCCTTCGAGCAGGAGGACCGCAGCACGGTCTCGACAGTGCTGTCGGTGTTGCTGGAGACTCTGGTGGAGGAGACCGAGGAGCGGCTGATGATCGGCGGTACCGCCAATCTCACGCGCTTCGGGCACGATTTCCCCCTGACCATCCGGCCGGTGCTGGAGGCCCTGGAGGAGCATGTGGTGCTGCTCAAGCTGCTCGGGGAAGCCAAGGACTCGGACATGACCGTACGCATCGGGCATGAGAATGCCCATGAGGGCCTGGCGTCCACCTCGGTCGTCACGGTCGGCTACGGTTCGGGCGACGAGGCAGTCGCCAAACTCGGCGTGGTCGGACCGACCCGCATGGACTACCCCGGAACGATGGGAGCGGTACGCGCAGTGGCACGTTACGTCGGACAGATCCTGGCGGAGTCGTAA
- a CDS encoding histidine triad nucleotide-binding protein has protein sequence MAGEPQADCLFCKIVAGEVPATIVRETETTVAFRDINPQAPTHVLVIPKSHHPDAASLADADPQVIADIMREARKVAVQDKVEDRGYRVVFNTGSGAGQTVFHAHLHVLGGRGLQWPPG, from the coding sequence GTGGCGGGAGAACCGCAGGCCGATTGCCTGTTCTGCAAGATCGTGGCGGGGGAGGTGCCGGCGACCATCGTCCGGGAGACCGAGACCACCGTCGCGTTCCGCGACATCAACCCCCAGGCCCCGACGCATGTTCTGGTCATCCCCAAGTCGCACCACCCGGACGCCGCGAGCCTCGCGGACGCCGATCCGCAGGTGATCGCCGACATAATGCGTGAGGCCCGTAAGGTCGCCGTCCAGGACAAGGTCGAGGACCGGGGCTACCGGGTCGTCTTCAACACCGGCTCCGGCGCCGGTCAGACGGTCTTCCACGCGCATCTGCACGTCCTGGGCGGCCGCGGCCTCCAGTGGCCCCCCGGTTAG
- a CDS encoding 16S rRNA (uracil(1498)-N(3))-methyltransferase: MTAPVFLVESLTGVRAGGTLTLDGPEGRHAVSVRRLRVGEEIVLTDGGGTGAEGTVAAVEGKDRLTVAVTGIRTEATPTPLITVVQALPKGDRGEVAVETMTETGVDVIVPWAAARCVTQWRGERAAKSLAKWRATAREAGKQSRRLTFPEVADPMTTKQVAALLAGADFAAVLHEEGSSPLATAELPATGRIVLVVGPEGGVSPEELGAFAEAGAKPYRLGTAVLRTSTAGTAATALLLGRTGRWS; encoded by the coding sequence ATGACGGCGCCGGTCTTTCTCGTCGAGTCGCTCACGGGCGTACGGGCCGGCGGCACGCTGACCCTGGACGGGCCGGAGGGCCGGCATGCGGTGTCGGTGCGCCGGCTGCGGGTCGGTGAGGAGATCGTGCTGACGGACGGTGGCGGTACCGGCGCGGAGGGCACCGTCGCGGCCGTCGAGGGCAAGGACCGGCTCACCGTCGCGGTCACCGGGATCCGTACCGAGGCCACTCCGACGCCGCTGATCACCGTGGTCCAGGCGCTGCCCAAGGGCGACCGCGGTGAAGTGGCCGTCGAGACGATGACGGAGACCGGTGTCGATGTCATCGTCCCCTGGGCGGCGGCGCGTTGTGTCACCCAGTGGAGGGGGGAGCGGGCCGCCAAGTCGCTGGCGAAATGGCGTGCCACGGCCCGGGAGGCGGGTAAGCAGTCGCGCCGGCTGACCTTTCCCGAGGTCGCGGACCCGATGACGACCAAGCAGGTGGCGGCGCTGCTCGCCGGCGCCGACTTCGCCGCCGTCCTCCACGAGGAGGGCAGCAGCCCGCTCGCCACCGCCGAACTCCCCGCCACCGGCCGTATCGTGCTCGTCGTCGGCCCCGAGGGTGGGGTGTCCCCGGAGGAGCTCGGCGCCTTCGCCGAGGCCGGCGCCAAGCCCTACCGCCTCGGCACGGCCGTGCTGCGTACCTCCACCGCCGGCACCGCCGCCACGGCACTGCTGCTGGGCCGCACGGGGCGCTGGAGCTGA